One window of the Octopus sinensis linkage group LG9, ASM634580v1, whole genome shotgun sequence genome contains the following:
- the LOC115215659 gene encoding prolyl 4-hydroxylase subunit alpha-1 isoform X1, with the protein MKFHHQDQQCSSIKMDMMQLLKVAAVITAALLVWSCDNVSANYLKRTSNTALSSYMNLEQQFALESEIISLMQTLKIEEMRAKKDTELDLNEIEIQVNQSKAVHRVVGTDLEEYLNHPFNAFHLIKRLYYQWLKILKKILGKKIQHKGLRLKLDNLVESFPDEEDFITISWGLARMQYLKNIDLTLLVNGTVFNKHSLQKPTVTDLFQISRMIFDEGNFYTASQWLRETLKICKKSGEKNKCSDELLDNKTLNITNILNLLASSLFEMEQYDEAVKVLQELLDVDPHNNRAKENKKFFEKKLKSKKKAPGKMEPKVPEDFQEANYEKLCLKQVVQPVEKTSRLYCYLHPTHKQILFGKAEILSLKPRIILFHDLVNNNITDSIKALGIKEIQSVLELNIYKYEMQGISLDTRMKSQKQNELKRHFANLKNLVFPPLESSVMEIRNFGLQGFFAPLYAPVPTAGGQIGSFLVALNDVLEGTEIVFPFGNITATVKKGSALFWYAIHLYPAICPISHGSLWLASIGYYEGKANYCRMTQRRAWDLRWRPQKKRKPQVTMSNTVNENKKS; encoded by the exons TATCAAAATGGATATGATGCAACTATTGAAAGTTGCCGCTGTAATTACAGCTGCTCTTTTAGTATGGAGTTGtgataatgtttctgccaattaCCTGAAACGGACCAGCAACACAGCTCTTTCTTCTTACATGAATTTAGAACAACAATTTGCTTTGGAATCAGAAATCATCAGTTTAATGCAAACCTTGAAAATAGAAGAGATGCGAGCAAAAAAAGATACAGAATTAGATTTAAACGAAATAGAAAT tcAAGTTAATCAATCCAAAGCTGTCCATAGAGTTGTTGGCACTGATCTTGAAGAATATCTTAACCATCCTTTTAATGCTTTCCATTTAATAAAACGGCTTTATTATCAATGGCTAAAGATCCTTAAGAAAATTCTTGGGAAGAAAATTCAACACAAAG gtCTGCGTTTGAAGTTAGATAATTTGGTTGAGAGTTTCCCTGATGAAGAAGACTTCATCACAATTTCATGGGGTCTAGCTAGGATGCAATATCTCAAGAACATAGACCTCACACTTCTAGTGAATGGCACTGTCTTCAACAAACATTCCCTACAGAAACCAACAGTCACTGACCTTTTTCAGATTTCACGAATGATTTTTGATGAAGGAAACTTCTACACTGCTAGTCAATGGTTGCGGgaaactctgaaaatatgcaaGAAGAGTGGCGAGAAAAATAAGTGTTCTGATGAGTTGCTAGATAACAAGACACTAAATATCACCAACATCTTAAATCTGTTAGCATCTTCTTTGTTTGAG ATGGAACAATATGACGAAGCAGTTAAGGTTTTACAAGAACTCCTTGATGTTG ATCCCCATAATAATCGTGCAAAGGAAAATAAGAAGTTTTTTGAGAAGAAACTGAAATCCAAAAAAAAGGCTCCAGGCAAAATGGAACCTAAAGTGCCAGAAGATTTTCAAGAGGCAAACTATGAGAAATTATGTCTGAAACAAGTTGTTCAG CCTGTTGAGAAAACATCAAGACTCTATTGTTACCTACATCCGACACATAAACAGATATTATTTGGAAAAGCAGAGATTCTTAGTCTGAAGCCTCGTATTATTTTATTCCACGATTTGGTGAATAACAACATCACTGACTCAATAAAAGCACTTGGTATTAAGGAG ATACAGTCAGTGCTGGaacttaatatatacaaatatgaaatgcAGGG gatTTCACTTGATACAAGAATGAAATCACAGAAACAAAATGAGCTGAAAAGACATTTTGCAAATTTAAAGAACTTGGTATTCCCTCCACTGGAATCTAGTGTTATGGAG attCGTAACTTTGGACTCCAAGGCTTTTTTGCACCTCTGTATGCA CCAGTGCCAACTGCAGGTGGACAAATTGGTTCTTTTTTGGTTGCT ttGAATGACGTCTTGGAAGGAACTGAAATTGTCTTCCCATTTGGCAATATTACAGCTACTGTAAAAAAG GGATCTGCCCTCTTCTGGTATGCTATTCATCTATACCCAGCAATCTGCCCTATATCTCATGGTTCATTGTGGC TTGCCTCTATTGGGTACTATGAAGGCAAAGCTAATTACTGTCGAATGACACAGAGAAGAGCATGGGACTTGCGATGGCGACCACAAAAGAAACGGAAACCACAAGTAACTATGAGTAATActgttaatgaaaataaaaaatcttaA
- the LOC115215659 gene encoding prolyl 4-hydroxylase subunit alpha-1 isoform X2 gives MDMMQLLKVAAVITAALLVWSCDNVSANYLKRTSNTALSSYMNLEQQFALESEIISLMQTLKIEEMRAKKDTELDLNEIEIQVNQSKAVHRVVGTDLEEYLNHPFNAFHLIKRLYYQWLKILKKILGKKIQHKGLRLKLDNLVESFPDEEDFITISWGLARMQYLKNIDLTLLVNGTVFNKHSLQKPTVTDLFQISRMIFDEGNFYTASQWLRETLKICKKSGEKNKCSDELLDNKTLNITNILNLLASSLFEMEQYDEAVKVLQELLDVDPHNNRAKENKKFFEKKLKSKKKAPGKMEPKVPEDFQEANYEKLCLKQVVQPVEKTSRLYCYLHPTHKQILFGKAEILSLKPRIILFHDLVNNNITDSIKALGIKEIQSVLELNIYKYEMQGISLDTRMKSQKQNELKRHFANLKNLVFPPLESSVMEIRNFGLQGFFAPLYAPVPTAGGQIGSFLVALNDVLEGTEIVFPFGNITATVKKGSALFWYAIHLYPAICPISHGSLWLASIGYYEGKANYCRMTQRRAWDLRWRPQKKRKPQVTMSNTVNENKKS, from the exons ATGGATATGATGCAACTATTGAAAGTTGCCGCTGTAATTACAGCTGCTCTTTTAGTATGGAGTTGtgataatgtttctgccaattaCCTGAAACGGACCAGCAACACAGCTCTTTCTTCTTACATGAATTTAGAACAACAATTTGCTTTGGAATCAGAAATCATCAGTTTAATGCAAACCTTGAAAATAGAAGAGATGCGAGCAAAAAAAGATACAGAATTAGATTTAAACGAAATAGAAAT tcAAGTTAATCAATCCAAAGCTGTCCATAGAGTTGTTGGCACTGATCTTGAAGAATATCTTAACCATCCTTTTAATGCTTTCCATTTAATAAAACGGCTTTATTATCAATGGCTAAAGATCCTTAAGAAAATTCTTGGGAAGAAAATTCAACACAAAG gtCTGCGTTTGAAGTTAGATAATTTGGTTGAGAGTTTCCCTGATGAAGAAGACTTCATCACAATTTCATGGGGTCTAGCTAGGATGCAATATCTCAAGAACATAGACCTCACACTTCTAGTGAATGGCACTGTCTTCAACAAACATTCCCTACAGAAACCAACAGTCACTGACCTTTTTCAGATTTCACGAATGATTTTTGATGAAGGAAACTTCTACACTGCTAGTCAATGGTTGCGGgaaactctgaaaatatgcaaGAAGAGTGGCGAGAAAAATAAGTGTTCTGATGAGTTGCTAGATAACAAGACACTAAATATCACCAACATCTTAAATCTGTTAGCATCTTCTTTGTTTGAG ATGGAACAATATGACGAAGCAGTTAAGGTTTTACAAGAACTCCTTGATGTTG ATCCCCATAATAATCGTGCAAAGGAAAATAAGAAGTTTTTTGAGAAGAAACTGAAATCCAAAAAAAAGGCTCCAGGCAAAATGGAACCTAAAGTGCCAGAAGATTTTCAAGAGGCAAACTATGAGAAATTATGTCTGAAACAAGTTGTTCAG CCTGTTGAGAAAACATCAAGACTCTATTGTTACCTACATCCGACACATAAACAGATATTATTTGGAAAAGCAGAGATTCTTAGTCTGAAGCCTCGTATTATTTTATTCCACGATTTGGTGAATAACAACATCACTGACTCAATAAAAGCACTTGGTATTAAGGAG ATACAGTCAGTGCTGGaacttaatatatacaaatatgaaatgcAGGG gatTTCACTTGATACAAGAATGAAATCACAGAAACAAAATGAGCTGAAAAGACATTTTGCAAATTTAAAGAACTTGGTATTCCCTCCACTGGAATCTAGTGTTATGGAG attCGTAACTTTGGACTCCAAGGCTTTTTTGCACCTCTGTATGCA CCAGTGCCAACTGCAGGTGGACAAATTGGTTCTTTTTTGGTTGCT ttGAATGACGTCTTGGAAGGAACTGAAATTGTCTTCCCATTTGGCAATATTACAGCTACTGTAAAAAAG GGATCTGCCCTCTTCTGGTATGCTATTCATCTATACCCAGCAATCTGCCCTATATCTCATGGTTCATTGTGGC TTGCCTCTATTGGGTACTATGAAGGCAAAGCTAATTACTGTCGAATGACACAGAGAAGAGCATGGGACTTGCGATGGCGACCACAAAAGAAACGGAAACCACAAGTAACTATGAGTAATActgttaatgaaaataaaaaatcttaA